From Penaeus vannamei isolate JL-2024 chromosome 12, ASM4276789v1, whole genome shotgun sequence, the proteins below share one genomic window:
- the LOC113805881 gene encoding mitochondrial import inner membrane translocase subunit TIM44, which yields MAASITRAWKHLPFSGSSRCLVVKGRHPPSWNGRVPGCQALASTVGTQGLSNHSLQRFYSATPPPQRPPTFLGKIIENLREEMSRNQKMKESLKEFRKDMEKLEKSEALQKAREKYQSVEEETAEGSKKAKQQLEFLKKRVSETVEEAQKAEILQKASKMTEEATRQAQKVSQTISQKGEELSKTQTFKTISETAKAVKEEIDHSTFGGAGARVYRAPRELRKRVERDPEAEQRIIQANTEASGMVLHKDSQFAQSWQNFKDNNPYVNRVLVWKTKLDESDNPVVRASMLVKDKVSELFGGVFQRTELSEALTEICKMDPTFDKERFLLECEYDMIPNVLEAMIRPDLEILKDWCYERAFSVLATPVKQAYQLGFKFDSKVLDVDNVDLVMGKVMDEGPVLAISFQSQQIMCLRNQKGEVVEGDPSKVLRVQYVWVLCRDQTELDSRAAWRILDLSAQSTEQFV from the exons ATGGCTGCCTCCATAACCCGAGCGTGGAAACATTTGCCTTTTTCT GGATCCTCCAGATGTTTGGTGGTGAAGGGAAGGCACCCTCCATCATGGAATGGAAGAGTTCCTGGGTGCCAGGCATTGGCATCCACAGTTGGAACACAAGGACTCAGCAATCACTCCTTACAG AGATTTTACAGTGCCACCCCTCCACCACAAAGACCACCAACATTCTTAGGGAAAATTATCGAGAATCTCCGAGAAGAAATGTCAAGAAAtcagaagatgaaagagagctTGAAGGAATTTAGAAAAGATATGGAAAAGCTTGAGAAATCTGAAGCCTTGCAGAAAGCCAG AGAGAAATACCAGTCTGTAGAGGAGGAAACAGCAGAAGGAAGCAAAAAGGCTAAGCAGCAGTTAGAATTCTTGAAGAAACGTGTTTCAGAAACAGTTGAAGAAGCTCAGAAGGCAGAAATCCTTCAGAAAGCCT caAAAATGACTGAAGAGGCAACAAGGCAGGCACAAAAGGTTAGCCAGACCATTTCACAAAAAGGAGAGGAATTAAGCAAGACCCAGACATTCAAAACCATCTCTGAAACTGCCAAGGCTGTGAAAGAAGAGATTGACCACTCCACATTTGGTGGTGCTGGAGCCAGGGTTTACAGAGCTCCTCGGGAACTTAGAAAAAGAGTAGAACGAGACCCTGAAGCAGAACAGAGGATTATTCAG gctAACACAGAGGCAAGTGGTATGGTCCTACACAAAGACTCTCAGTTTGCTCAAAGTTGGCAAAATTTCAAGGACAATAACCCATATGTTAACAGAGTATTGGTATGGAAAACAAAATTGGATGAGAGTGATAATCCAGTTGTCCGTGCTTCAATGCTAGTGAAAGATAAG GTATCAGAATTATTTGGTGGAGTCTTCCAGCGTACTGAGCTCTCAGAAGCCTTGACTGAGATATGCAAAATGGACCCAACATTCGACAAAGAACGGTTTCTTCTAGAATGTGAATATGATATGATTCCAAATGTTTTAGAAGCTATGATCAGACCAGATCTAGAG aTCCTTAAGGACTGGTGTTATGAGCGAGCCTTTTCTGTATTAGCAACACCTGTAAAGCAAGCTTATCAATTAGGTTTCAAATTTGATTCAAAG GTTTTAGATGTTGACAATGTGGACTTGGTCATGGGGAAAGTAATGGATGAGGGACCAGTTCTCGCCATATCCTTCCAGTCGCAACAGATTATGTGTCTACGAAATCAAAAGGGGGAG GTTGTAGAAGGGGATCCAAGCAAAGTGCTACGCGTTCAGTATGTTTGGGTGTTATGTCGAGACCAGACAGAGCTGGATTCCAGAGCTGCTTGGAGGATACTTGATTTGTCAGCACAGAGTACAGAGCAGTTTGTATAG